The Natronoarchaeum mannanilyticum nucleotide sequence AGGTCGCGCGCCCGTGGTCGATCAGGAGGTGAGTGTACTGCTGCCAGTGTTTCTCGGGGACGATCTCCATCAGGTCGGGCTCGATCGCCTCGGGGCGTTCCTCCTCGGTGAGGCCGAGCCGCCGCGAGATGCGCTGGACGTGCGTGTCGACGACGATCCCCTCGACGACGTCGTGGCCGTGCTGGAGGACGACGTTCGCGGTCTTGCGGCCGACCCCCTTGAGCTCGGTCAGTTCGTCCATGGTGTCGGGCACCTCGCCGCCGTGTTCCTCGACGATCGCGGTGCAGGAGCTTTTGATGTAGTCCGCTTTGCTATTGTAGTAGGTGATCGAGTTCAGGTCCTCGGCGAGCTCTTCCTCGTCGGCCTCGGCGTAGTCCTCGGCCCCGTCGTACTTCTCGAAGAGGTGCTCGGTTTCCTTGTTGACCCGCTCGTCGGTGCACTGCGCGGAGAGGATCACGGCGATCAGCAGCTCCAGCCGGCTGGAGTACCGCAGCGAGATGGTGCTGTCGGGGTACTCCTCCATCAGGCGATCGATTACTTCCTCCGCCTGCGCGTCGCGCGTGTCCAGCGGCGTTCCCATACCTGCGCATGCGACCGCGGTCGTTTCAGCCGTTCGGTTCCGGTGCGGACGACGGACAGGGGCGGCGTCCACGGGAGCCGGCAGACGCCCCGAATATCATCGGGGCCAGACCTACTTGAGTATCCGCCATACGAACGGCCAGACGACGCGACGCGGCGGCGGCCGTCGACGGAACGCCGTCGCACTCCGATAGCGGCTGCTCCGTGCGGACCGGCGGTCCGAAACCGCCGCTCCGTCGACGCTCGGGGCCCGTTAGCCGCGTTTTTCATCACCTGGGAACCGGTTTCGGGGTTTAGGTATCCAACCGTCCAACCTGTAGATGTGAGGTGACACAGATGGCAACCAACACTGAGCGCGCCGGGGGCGACCTGTTCGGCCGCGGGCTCGCGCTCGACGTCGACGGCGGATGGGGCGGCTACTGGATGGTAATGCTACGGCTGCTCACCGGCTACTGGATGTTCCACGCCGGGATCACGAAGCTGATGGAGGGCGGCCTGATGATGGACGCGACCGGCTGGATGCAGTACGCCACCGAGGGGACGCTGATCCACCCGATCACCAACTGGTTCGCCCAGAACGCCGCGTGGCTGCCGAACCTGATGATCCCGATGGGCGAGACGCTGATCGGGCTCGGCCTGCTGGTGGGCTGCCTGACCCGGCTGGCCGCGTTCTTCGGGACGTTCCTGATGGTGTTCTTCTACGTCGGGAACGCCGGGTTCGCCAACGGCCTGGTAAACGGCGACCTGATGGGTCTGCTGCTGTTCGTGACCCTGATCGTGTTCGCCGCGGGACGGGTCATGGGCATCGACGGCTGGCTCGTCGAGACCGAGTTCGCCGAGAACAACGCGTGGCTGCGCTACATGATCTAACACGACAATGACCGAAACCGAACTCACCACGGCCGACAGAATCGCCATGCTCGGCGGCGGTATCCCCATCCTGCTGGGGACCGTCGTGCTCGGACTGATCAACACGCTCGCCGACGCGCCGGCCGCGCCCGTCGTCGAGGAGGGCACGACCGTCGCGACGCCGCTGATCCCGGTCGATCTGCGGATCGGGCTGGTGCTGCTGGGGCTGCTGGTCTGGCTGGCCTACGCGCTGTACAAGCTCGGCCCCGCGACGACGCCCGACGGCGGCATCGATCGCGCCGACGCCCGACAGGCGCGGTGACGACCCGGTAGCGAGCAGCCGATCGACCGCGCACCTCCGACTGACGACGTACCTCGTTTTCCGCGCGCTGACGGAAGCCATCCGCCGCGGACCGGAACATCCGGCACATTTAAGCGCGAATCACTACGCCATGGTGGTATGAAAGCCACCGCGATGGCCCACCCGATCCAAGGGCTCGTGAAGTACCACGGCATGCGCGACGAGCAGATGCGGCTGCCCTACCACGACAGCATCAGCGTCTGCACGGCGCCGAGCCACACGAAGACGACCGTCGAGTTCGACTTCGACCGCGAGGAGGACGTCTACGTCGTCGACGGCGAGGAGCTGGAGGGACGGGCCGCCGAGCGCGTCGAGCGGGTCGTCGAGCACGTCCGCTCGCAGTCCGACGCCGCCCACTCGGTGTACGGCGTCCGCCTGGAGAGCGAGAACAGCTTCCCGACGAACGTCGGGCTGGGGTCGTCGGCGTCGGGATTCGCCGCGGCGGCGATGGCGCTGGCGAAGGCCGCCGAACTCGACTGGACGCGCCCCGAGATCTCGACGATCGCCCGGCGCGGGTCGGCGTCGGCCGCGCGGGCGGTGACCGGCGCGTACTCCCACCTCTACGCGGGCATGAACGACGAGGACTGCCGCTCAGAGCGCATCGAGACCGACCTCGAGGACGACATGAAGATCGTCGTCGGGCTCGTCCCGGCGTACAAGGAGACCGAGCAGGCTCATCAGGAAGCCGCGGACAGCCACATGTTCCAGGCCCGGATGGCCCACATGCACGAGCAGATCCAGTCGATGCGGGACTCGCTCCGCGAGGGCGACTTCGAGGACACGTTCGAGCTCGCCGAGCACGACTCGCTGTCGCTCGCGGCGACGACGATGACCGGCCCCGCCGGCTGGGTGTACTGGAAGCCCGCGACGCTGAAGATCTTCGACGCCGTCCGGAAGCTCCGCGACGAGGAGGGGATCCCGGCGTACTTCTCGACCGACACGGGCGCGAGCGTCTACGTCAATACGCCGGACGAGCACGCCGAGCGCGTCGCCGAGGTCGTCGAGAACTGCGGCGTCGAGACGGCGATCTGGGAAGTCGGCGGTCCGGCGCGGATCCTCGACGAGGACGAGGCGCTGTTCTGAGCGGCGGCGAGCGCGAGGTCGACCGATCGCTCCCGACGGCGTGGCACCGCCGTTCGCGACCCCCGTCGTACTTTTCTCCCGGCGTCGGCGTTCTACGCGATGCGGACGATCGAGTCGGCGATTGAGATCGACGCCCCGCCCGAGCGGGTCTGGGAGGAGCTGATCGACTTCGAGGAGTACGTCGAGTGGAACCCGTTTATCC carries:
- the nth gene encoding endonuclease III, whose translation is MGTPLDTRDAQAEEVIDRLMEEYPDSTISLRYSSRLELLIAVILSAQCTDERVNKETEHLFEKYDGAEDYAEADEEELAEDLNSITYYNSKADYIKSSCTAIVEEHGGEVPDTMDELTELKGVGRKTANVVLQHGHDVVEGIVVDTHVQRISRRLGLTEEERPEAIEPDLMEIVPEKHWQQYTHLLIDHGRATCTARNPDCADCVLADICPSEKGDGDVDLASGEAW
- a CDS encoding DoxX family protein, which codes for MATNTERAGGDLFGRGLALDVDGGWGGYWMVMLRLLTGYWMFHAGITKLMEGGLMMDATGWMQYATEGTLIHPITNWFAQNAAWLPNLMIPMGETLIGLGLLVGCLTRLAAFFGTFLMVFFYVGNAGFANGLVNGDLMGLLLFVTLIVFAAGRVMGIDGWLVETEFAENNAWLRYMI
- the mvaD gene encoding phosphomevalonate decarboxylase MvaD — its product is MKATAMAHPIQGLVKYHGMRDEQMRLPYHDSISVCTAPSHTKTTVEFDFDREEDVYVVDGEELEGRAAERVERVVEHVRSQSDAAHSVYGVRLESENSFPTNVGLGSSASGFAAAAMALAKAAELDWTRPEISTIARRGSASAARAVTGAYSHLYAGMNDEDCRSERIETDLEDDMKIVVGLVPAYKETEQAHQEAADSHMFQARMAHMHEQIQSMRDSLREGDFEDTFELAEHDSLSLAATTMTGPAGWVYWKPATLKIFDAVRKLRDEEGIPAYFSTDTGASVYVNTPDEHAERVAEVVENCGVETAIWEVGGPARILDEDEALF